TGACACCAAGTTTCCGCAGTGCTGCTGAGGTTTTTACTACATCGGAAAATAACGACTGATAAGTATAAACACGCTGCATTCCGTCAGCTCCTATCCATATGAGAGCTGCTTTATTTTTTTTGGCAGTGGTAAGGTGTTTACGCAGGATATTTTTGAGCGGACACAGCGTACCGCCTTTGAAAAACGTATAGCCGGAAGTTTCGTCCCCTGTCATGACAGTTTTAAACGGTTCATCCCAAAGGAGATATTTTTCTGCTAAGTATTTGTAAGATTCTTCATAGTTTTCGCCAAAAGAATTTATCTTGTCAATTTCCTCTTTTGGAAGACTAATTCTTTCAAATTCTCTGAAGTTTCTCTCAAGTTCTTTCAAGTATAAGCTCATTTTAATCCTCAGTTATGACTTTGGTATATAATATAACGTAATTTTAAGCAATAGTTTCATGATTAGAAAATCTAAAGGCGCCATAATCCTCTTCAATAATACTAAAAAGGCGATCCGCTGAAGTATCTGAGTCCGCTGTTTAAAAACTTTGATATGTGGTTCAGGGCATTTTTTAATCTCTCCTGGTTATAGAGAGATAATTTATGTGGATTAACAAATTTATGCTGTTTTTCGCCTTCTTTTGCCAGAGCTATCTGACTGTTTAATATTATATCCGTCACAATTTCGTAAGCGTGTATCATATTGCTGACAGTTTCTTCTGCCAGAGTCCCTTGTCTGCCCAGATGTTTCAGCCTCTCAATGGTGTTTAGGTCGCCGAAGGATTTGCTCAGGGTGAAGCATCTGGTGACATCCACGATGAATGACAGAGCAGCACGTTTCAGGTTTATTAAACCTTTATATTCTCCTTCTTTTTCAACCACAAACTTTCCGAACAGAGATATAGGTATTTTGAGGTTAGCATCTGCCTGAAGGGTTTGTAGTAAAAACACCGGTCTCTGTGCTGTTTTAAAAAGGATAAACTGTTTTAGCTCCATGGCAAGTTCAGGTGTCCCTGCCAGCAGTGCAACGTCAAATGTTATAGAAGACCATCTGAGCCCCTTTTCGCCCGGGTTATCGACCCAGCCGCTGATAAGTTTTTTCCATTCAGATATAGTGTTCTGCATTTCAGGGTTTGTAACCATCACATCCCCTTTACAATACTCATATCCTACGAAGTCAAGGTTATCCGAGAGTTTTTTAGCGAAAGCGACAAGATGTCCTTTGTCTTCTTCCGTTATGTCGTCAGGGAACACAAAGCCGTTGTCCTGGTCAGGGTCAAGCATTGCCTCTTTTCTAGCGACGCTGCCCATAACAATTACGGCATGTTTTATCAGACGGATATCTTTTCCGGTTTCTTTCAGGTAGTTGTCAGAGGTAATGCTGTATATACGTTTTTGAATTTCAATATGCATGGATGTCAGGACGGGGAGAATCTGACTTGTCAGTTTCGAATTGTTCATCATCTGTTCTGCAATGGTATAAAGCCCGATATGGACTTCTTGAAGTCTTTCGAGTGAGTTGGTTTCGTTTATATCTATCCCGTATATACTTGCGTCACTGAAAAGTATGCGCAGTATATCCTTACCGGAGATTATTCCCACCGGCTCGCTGTTTCGGACAACAACTGCATAGTCCTCATCCTGCTTCTGCATTTCAGACAGGGCGTTGACAAGTGGGTGTTCCGGTGAGAGGTGCACTGGGTTGGGAGTCATATAGTCTTTAACATCTGTGCATACGATATCGCAGGAACCATCATTGAAAAGCCTGTATATGACAGATTTTGCCGTGATGACTCCTATGAAACGGTTGTGTTCGCATGTGACAACCACAGAGCCTATTTTATGACGTGACATAAGCACGGCTGCGTCTTTTATATTGTCGTCCTCTTTTACTGTCATTACAGGAGACATCATGTATGTTCCCACAGACTTAAATGTTGAATGCAGGATAGAATCTGTCTTACTGCCTGAAAGTCCGTTTATACGGGCGAATATAAGCTTCTGCAGCTTCTCTTTAAAGTTAGCGTAGTCGCTCATCAGTTTGTATATGCATGTTTCAGGGAAAAATATCAGTGAGCACCCTTCGGCACATTTAGCTGTGACAGAATATCTGGATTTTGCAAGAAAAGTTGAAAGCCCTATTAAGTCGCCTGTGCCGATGGTCAGGCTTGAACCACTGTCGTCAGAATCAAGGAGGACTTTACCATCCAGAAGAAGATAAAGCCCTTTGTGATATTGATCATTTTTATAAAAAATAACATCTTCATTTTCAAGTTCCACCAGAGAAGAGTTGCTGGTGAGTATTTCGAGTCTTTCAGAGTCCACCCCCTGAAATAGATAAAAACGTGTTAGAATTTTGATTATTTCGGATGTGAGCATATCACTCTTCACACTCTCTGAGCTGTCTCCTCATCTTTTTGATCTGCCCGTCAAAGAAGATAGCAAACCCGAAAGAGAGCAGGCTGGTTATCATAAATTCGCCGACATGGATGAACAGATTACCTGTTCGGAGGATATCAGCAAGCATGCATAGGAGCGCGATAGCTATAAAACCGTTCATTAGATATTTGCGGATTTTTATCCCTTTTTTAATTTTTATTCTGTCCACTTTGCCGCCTCCTGAGAAAGTTGAAAAGAGTGGAGCAGGTGTTTTAGACCTGCCCCGATAATTTCAGCACAGTGAATTGTGCCGCTTTGTTAGTCTATTATATTATGCATTACTTTAAGAACTTTGTTGCCTTCTTCGATATCTTTTGCTGTCATGCTCGCCGCAGTCATGTTCGATACCACAATATTAGTGATAAAGTTCAGCGGAGCAAGAATCAGAGCTGAAGATGTAGCCGGCATAATGCCTGTTGCGCCAAAGAATTCAACGTTATTTATCCAACCTACCATAGAAACAACAGCACCTATGAGACCGACAAGCATACCTGCCATTGCACCATACTTGTTTGACTTACCATACCATACCCCTAGAACTATTGCAGGGAATATAGCAGAACCTGCAATAGCAAACGCCATGGCAACTATCTGAGCGATAAGAGCTGGTGGTTTGAGTGCGGTTATGATGACACAGCATACGAGAACTGCTGTAAAGATACGGGCAGCCATAAGCTTCTCCTGCTCTGATGAGTCAGGGCGGAAGATTGTTGCGTACCAGTCGTGTGCGATAGCAGCGGCACCGGCAACCATAAGTCCTGCAACCGTGGAGAGACCGGCAGCCAGAGCACCGGAAGCAAGGTAACCCATGAAGAACAGTCCGAGACCAGCTCTTTCCGGTGCTGACAGTATGATAACGTCAGCGACGGCTTTACCGCCAGCCGGGTTGAAGAACTGACCAAGAGCTGCATAAGCAGGTGACGACCAGTACAGGATACCTATAAAGAACAGACCGTATACAACAGATTTTCTTGCGACATCTTCGTCTGTAACTGTATAGAAACGTACGAGGATGTGAGGCAGACCTGCTGTACCCACCATCAGCGTGAACGCAAGGGCGAAAAACTGATAGAATGTTCCGTTTGCCCATGGGGCTGTATAGTTTGCTGCCCAGTGAGCGCCTTCGCCTGTTGCTGTTGCAGCATTTGATATTATTGCACCGTATTCAATCTGCGGGAGTATTCCAGGTGTTCCGATCTGTGCGCCGTATTTGGCAAAGATGATAAACAGCGGAAGGAGGAAACCCGTGATAAGAACCACATATTGGATCTGTTGATTCTTTGTAACTCCTTTTTGTCCTGACATGAGCATGTAAACAAGCACGATGCCCGCAGCAAAGAATACTGAACCTACATAGTTCATGCCGAATATCCAGCCGGAGATCAGTGCGATACCTTTGAACTGAGCTGTTGAGTAAGTTATAGCTATGATAACTGTAACAACTGCTGTGATCATTCTGATACCGTGAGAGTTATATCTGTCTCCGAGGAACTCGGGGATGGTGTATTTGCCGAAACGGCGCAGCTGTGAAGCTGTCAGTGTCAAGAGCAGAACATACCCGCCTGTCCAGCCGATAATATAGCCAAGTCCGAAAAAACCTTTGAGATAAAGCAGACCAGCAACACCCATAAAGGATGCAGCAGACATCCAGTCGGATGCAATCGCCATTCCGTTACCTACTGCGCCGATGTTACGCTCGGCAACCCAGTAGCCTTCGGTAGTTTTTACTTTCATCATCCAGCCTACTGTAAGGTAAAGACCTATGAAGGCTATCATGATGATTGCAGGCAGAAGTTTAAAACCTTTTTCAAGCTGAAAGAGCTCTTCGCCGGCAGCTGCATATGCGCCGCTGAAGGAGCCAATGACTAAAACGAGTGTAAAAAACATTTTCGTGTATTTGTTCATAGTGCGCTCCTTAATGCTCTGAATTCTTTACAAGTTTGTTCCACAGGATCACAAAGAAAAGACAAAGCAGAACAAAGCCGACAGTTGTCCCCTGAGCTACCAGCCAGTAGTGCAGAGGGAAACCAATAAATGTTGCCTTGGTGAGCGGACCAATCCCTTGTGAGTCACCGGTAAGTTTCAAAAGTATTGGAGTTGTCATCCAGCAAAGAGCCCACAGCACGATGATGATCGATGCTGCCTTAACTTCAGCCTTAACGTGTGCACGTTTAGGGTTAAAAAAGCTGATGTCTAGCATTTTTTCTTTTTCGGTCATACATTACCTCCTTCTTGTCGCACCACAGTGAACTTTTTAAGGTGTCTGTTAACTGTAGTATTACAGTAATAATAATATGACGTTTTAAAATATGTCAACAAAAAAATAACTACCAAGAAGGGCTTTGAGGCTGAAAATTGAAAATCAATTTTGTAAACCATGATTAAATATAGTGATATTCTGATTTTTATTGTTGTGATAAAGTTAACAAAATATGCCGAAGTTTAAAATGAATTAAAGAATAAAGCAGGATTTGAAAAGTATAATCGGCTATATATTTGTTTTTATATACTTGTAAAATCAGACTATTTGTAAATAATGTAAATTTTATAATATCATATGTAGAAAGATGAATTGAGTGACTCGGGAGTTAATTGCAGTGTGGGATTTATTCATAAAATCGCAGATTTAATAATGATATAAAAAATCAATTATGTATACTGTATACGAGCTCGTGTAATTATAATAGTGTTATATAAAAATCAAAATACTTCATTGTCTGCTGATGCAGGTGTTCACAGCAGA
This window of the Denitrovibrio acetiphilus DSM 12809 genome carries:
- a CDS encoding putative nucleotidyltransferase substrate binding domain-containing protein, coding for MKSDMLTSEIIKILTRFYLFQGVDSERLEILTSNSSLVELENEDVIFYKNDQYHKGLYLLLDGKVLLDSDDSGSSLTIGTGDLIGLSTFLAKSRYSVTAKCAEGCSLIFFPETCIYKLMSDYANFKEKLQKLIFARINGLSGSKTDSILHSTFKSVGTYMMSPVMTVKEDDNIKDAAVLMSRHKIGSVVVTCEHNRFIGVITAKSVIYRLFNDGSCDIVCTDVKDYMTPNPVHLSPEHPLVNALSEMQKQDEDYAVVVRNSEPVGIISGKDILRILFSDASIYGIDINETNSLERLQEVHIGLYTIAEQMMNNSKLTSQILPVLTSMHIEIQKRIYSITSDNYLKETGKDIRLIKHAVIVMGSVARKEAMLDPDQDNGFVFPDDITEEDKGHLVAFAKKLSDNLDFVGYEYCKGDVMVTNPEMQNTISEWKKLISGWVDNPGEKGLRWSSITFDVALLAGTPELAMELKQFILFKTAQRPVFLLQTLQADANLKIPISLFGKFVVEKEGEYKGLINLKRAALSFIVDVTRCFTLSKSFGDLNTIERLKHLGRQGTLAEETVSNMIHAYEIVTDIILNSQIALAKEGEKQHKFVNPHKLSLYNQERLKNALNHISKFLNSGLRYFSGSPF
- a CDS encoding cation acetate symporter produces the protein MNKYTKMFFTLVLVIGSFSGAYAAAGEELFQLEKGFKLLPAIIMIAFIGLYLTVGWMMKVKTTEGYWVAERNIGAVGNGMAIASDWMSAASFMGVAGLLYLKGFFGLGYIIGWTGGYVLLLTLTASQLRRFGKYTIPEFLGDRYNSHGIRMITAVVTVIIAITYSTAQFKGIALISGWIFGMNYVGSVFFAAGIVLVYMLMSGQKGVTKNQQIQYVVLITGFLLPLFIIFAKYGAQIGTPGILPQIEYGAIISNAATATGEGAHWAANYTAPWANGTFYQFFALAFTLMVGTAGLPHILVRFYTVTDEDVARKSVVYGLFFIGILYWSSPAYAALGQFFNPAGGKAVADVIILSAPERAGLGLFFMGYLASGALAAGLSTVAGLMVAGAAAIAHDWYATIFRPDSSEQEKLMAARIFTAVLVCCVIITALKPPALIAQIVAMAFAIAGSAIFPAIVLGVWYGKSNKYGAMAGMLVGLIGAVVSMVGWINNVEFFGATGIMPATSSALILAPLNFITNIVVSNMTAASMTAKDIEEGNKVLKVMHNIID
- a CDS encoding DUF4212 domain-containing protein, which codes for MTEKEKMLDISFFNPKRAHVKAEVKAASIIIVLWALCWMTTPILLKLTGDSQGIGPLTKATFIGFPLHYWLVAQGTTVGFVLLCLFFVILWNKLVKNSEH